CGTTCTGCGCATAATTATAAGCGGATGGTTCTCCGTCTGAAAACACGAGCAGGAATTTATGTTTTTCCTGCCGCTTCTGCATGCGGCCCATCATCCAGCGGATTGCAAAACCATCCCGGTTATCTTCGTGTGCATCGAGCGAGAAAATGCTTGTTGCGTGGTCGGCCACACCGTCTTCAAAGCGGTGGATCCATTCAAACCGATTGGGCTGGCGATCCTCGTCCGCTTCAAAGGCATCCTCGTAAAACAGCACAATCTCATGCGGTATATCGAGTTTACGCAGCACGTCATGAAACAAGAGCACCGCCTGCTTCGTTTCTTCCAGCTTATCGATCATGGAAGCGGAGCCATCGACAAGGAGGCCGAATACCGCATCGAGTTTGCCGGACGGTGCCGATTTCCGGTAAAACGGCTTCGGGCGGTCTTCGGTGGCAATGCCGGTCAGTTTCTTAGACAGCCGGCCGCTCATCAGGTTCACCCGGGCGCTTTGCTCTTTCTGCTGCATCCGCTTCCGCAGCTCTTTCAGCAGCGCCCGCACGTGAGGTTCCTGACGGAGCCGCACCTGTTCTGCCGCCGGCCGGGTGGCGGAATCCGCTTGAATCCGCTGTTCTTCATAAACTACATTTTCATGTTCGCGGCCAAATGATTTACCGGCTTTCTTTTCCTGTGTTCCGGTTTTGCGGTCGGTCGCCTCCCCGCTTTCCTTATGCTCGCCTTCTGACTCCCCGCGGGCCGTGGAGTGAACTTCCGCGCCGCCCTCTTCTTCCCGGCCGCCCGTCGCTTCGGCGGAATCACCCCGTTCAAGTTCAAACTCCAGCGCCTGGTCGGATTCCGATTCCATCTCGCGATGCCATGCCTGAAACCATTCTTCCACGGTCTCGAGTTTTTCTTCCACTTCATTTTCCGTCTCTGCCCCTTTATGCTCCCGTGGTTTCGGCAGTTTTTCCGGCGGATCACCGAATGTGTAATACGTGTGGATCATATCGGACTGGAATAAAAATTCGATCCGGTCCATCATCGCATCGACAATCCGGCCAGCGTCCCGCGTGCTTGCTGCATCGTACATGCCGGTCCATTGATTGAATAGCATGTCATCCAGTGTGTTGCCATCCGGCCGACCGTCACGGAGTGCCAGGTAAGCGGCATTCAAAAGCGCATCGGCATGGAAGCCTTTTTGCCGGTTGATGGCGTATTGCTGGCTGTGAAATTCTGCGTACACCGATTCCCGCAAATCGAACATTGAATTCGTGCCCGGTCGCTGTTTCCGAATTTTTTCGGACAGGCGAAATTCTTCAGCGCATAATAAAAGCTGCGTGCGGAGCTCCGGCAGCGGTGACCGTTTCGCTGAAAAAGTCTGCCAGGCATCGAGACTGAAATGCCGCCAGTAGCCGGCCGCCAGTAAATACACATCCGATAAATAGCCGTTTCTCACCGTCTCGGGGTTTCGATGTTTCCAGAACACGGAAATGGAGACAGCGGATTCAGTCGGCCGCAGTTCCAGCAATTTCCGCATCGTCAACTGCAGATATGGCGCATCGGCCAATGCCCGTGCCAGAGTTTCCAGCCGGTTCAGCAATGCCGCATCCACGGTTTCATTATTGAATTGGATAAATCTATTGACTGAAGCCATGTACTTCACCTGTTTCTATTTTAGCCATGTTGTCGTCAGATCCTTCACGAGCTGCCGTTCACTTTCATCATCCAGTTTCTCGGCAATTGCATAATTGACGGCCCGCTCAGCTCCAATGTGCACGGCAAGCGCTGTGGCATCAAGGAGGCTCCGGACCGAAGCCGCTTCATCTGAAAGTAATCCGTTTTCAACTTGCTTCATGAGGTCGCCGGCCAAGTTAAACATGAAGGTTTTCAGGCTGCCCGGCGCTTCTGGGAATTCCCGGTCCCACAGCTTCCGCAGCTCCTCTCCGTTCAAGTATGGAACCGGCACAGCAACGAACCGGTTCTTGAGCGCTTCATTCATTGGCGATGTGCCGATATAGCCTTCATTGATCGCTGCAATGACACCGAAATCCGGGTGGGCTTTGATGACTTCACCGGTGAATGGATTCGTCATCATCCTGCGGTAGTCCAGCACCCCGTGCAGAATCGGCAAGGTTTCCGCGCGCGCCATGTTGATCTCGTCAATGTATAAAAGATGACCTTCCTTCATCGCCTTCACAACAGGGCCTTCTACAAAGTCAATGACACTGGCACCATTTTCCTGGATCAACGTCTTGAAGCCGAGCAGTGATTCCGCATCCAAATCCACAGATGAGTTGATGCTCTGCATCGGCTGATTGAACGCATGCGACACGGATTCTGCAAGCTTTGTCTTCCCCGCCCCTGTCGGTCCTTTTAGCAGTACCGGCTGGCGGAGCGCCACCGCTGTCAGGACATCGGTCCATAGCCGGTCATCGGGCGCGATATAGCCGCCTGTGCCGATCAGTGAGGAGAACTTGTCATGGTCCCGCTGCTGGCGCTTTTCAATTTCCTGCTGAATCAAATCCATTTCCGATCCCTCTTCCTCTAATTTGCTGCAATGAAAAAACCGATGAGTGCGTCATCGGCTTGGTGATTATTCAAAATACGTCTTATAAAATCCGCCGACTTTCCCGGTATTGTCCACGACAAACAGGAACTCCTCGGTTTCGTTCTTCACTTCGTATGTCTTCCCGGTGGTCAGCACGTTGGAAACAAGAAATTTACTTGCCTCCGTATGTGTGCACGTCACTTCACGAAGCGTCGGCTTTTCCAGCCAGTCCACATGATTCAATGCCCTCATCCTTTCTGTCCTCTTATAAGTATACGTAAATTAATGTCTCTTTTCAACGGGACAGGCATCGCTGTCTAACCATATACACCCCGATTCCTCCCAACAGAACAGTGATCGATGCAATGACCAAGTAGCGCTGCAGTTCCGACAGAACCTCTTCATAAATTGCAGGAAACGCACGGCCCAGCTGGAAATAAATCAGCGACCAGACGAAGCTCGCTGATCCTGCATACAGAATATACCGGGGTAGCGGATAGCGGTTCGCTCCCGTCACATACGGCATGACCATCCGGAAACCCGGCAAAAAGAAACTGAAAGAAATCGCATAGCCTCCGTACCGATCGAACGCCTGCCGAAAACGCAGCACATTATTTTGCAGCCTCGATTGTTCGAAACGTTCCAGAATCCGGACCGCCAGCACTCTGCCGATGAAATAGGTGAACAGATTGCTTGAAAGCAGGCCAGCGTATGCACAGAGAAACGCAAGCGGCGCATAGAATGAGCCCGTTTCCGTAACGACACCGGACAGGATTGCGGCGGTTTCGCCCGGCAGCGGAATCCCGAGCAGCATCACCCAATTAAAAAGGAACATGGCAACATACCCGTAATCCTGCATCAAATCGATGAAGAGCGTAATATCCATGCGCGGCGCCCGCTTTCCGGAGTTTTTCTTATCATGCCAAAGATTCTTGCTGCGTGCAATCTTTTATTACCGGGATAGACTGATCCAGTTTCTTTTTTCTGAAGAAAAAGAATATCGCCATGCCGGCCTCACTGCAGGCATAGCAGTTTCACTCCTCCGCTATCTGCAGCAACTTTCTCAGAATTAACCTTGGCGAATAGACCCCTCCGTTTCGTCGAATAGACATCTGACTTTGGCGAATAAACTCCTGAATCCCACAAAAAAAAGCGCCTGATCGCTCAGGCGCTTTTGCTGTCGTTCAATTATTAAGATTCAAGCAGGAGATCTTCCGGATTTTCGATCAGGTCCTTGATCATTTTCAGGAAGCCGACTGAATCTTTGCCATCAATAATGCGGTGGTCATACGAAAGCGCGACATACATCATCGGACGGATTTCCATCGTTTCTTTGTCGATTGCGATTGGACGGTGCTGAATTGTATGCATGCCAAGAATAGCGGCCTGTGAACCGTTTAGAATCGGCGTTGACATCAGGGATCCGAAGACACCGCCGTTCGTGATTGTGAATGATCCGCCTGTCATGTCGGAAAGCTGCAGTTTTTTGTCGCGCGCTTTCTTCGCAAGCTCACCGATTTCACGCTCGATTTCCGCAAAGTTTTTGCGGTCCGTATCGCGGACGATCGGCACAACGAGGCCTTCCTCAGTGGATACCGCAATGCCGATATCGTAGAACTGCTTGAGCAGCAAATCGGTACCGTCGATTTCAGCATTGACATACGGATATTTTTTCAGTGCTGCTGTTACTGCTTTCGTGAAGAAGGACATGAAGCCAAGTTTCACGTCGTTCTTTTCCAGGAACTCGTCTTTTTTACGGCTGCGGAGCGCCATCATATTCGTCATGTCGATTTCATTGAACGTTGTCAGCATCGCTGTGTTCTGGCGCACTTCAAGCAGGCGGTTCGCGATGGTCTGACGGCGGCGGCTCATTTTTTCACGGACAACCCGATCATCCTGTGCCTGCGGCTGAGCCGCTTTTGGCGCTTCCTGTTTCGTTGCTGGAGCTGCCGGTTTGTTTGAATGCCCTTCAACATCCTGCACACGCACGCGGCCGAGTGGATCCACTGTCTGGATTGCCGACAGATCGATGCCTTTCTCACGGGCCAGTTTGCGGGCTGCCGGACTTGCGATCACACGCTCATCGGGTGAAGCAGGTTCTGAAGATGAAGGCTGTTCGCCAGTTGTTTCAGCTACGGTCTTGTCTTCTGCCGGCTGCGCTTTTGCGCCTGCATCTTCCTGTTTCGGCTCTTCCTGTTTTGGAGCAGGCGCTGCTCCTTCGCCGCTGCCTTCCCCGACTACTGCGATGACTTGGCCGACTTCAACGGTGTCGCCTTCTTCGGCCAGCAGTTCCTGGATGATGCCTGCTTCTTCTGAAATTACTTCAACGTTAACTTTATCAGTTTCCAATTCAACGATGAATTCCCCTTTTTCCACTGAATCCCCCGGCTGTTTCAGCCATTGGGCTATTGTACCTTCTGTAATTGATTCGGCCAATTCTGGCACTTTAATTTCCGCCACAGCTAATTCCTCCTTTAAATCTTACTTCTTGATACCGAGTGCTGAATCCAGGATGCGGCTTTGCTCCACTTTATGGGCTTCGCCGTCTCCTTCAGCAGGACTTGAGCGTTTTACCCGTCCATGGTAGGATACTTTCTTTTTGCCGGCCAGTTCACGCAGATAGGATTCGGCAAATGTCCACGATCCCATGTTCCGCGGCTCTTCCTGTACCCACGCCAATTCCTTGATCTTTGGATACCGGTCGATGATCGCTTTCACTTTTTCAACCGGGAATGGATACAGCTGCTCAATATGGACGATATGCACTTTTTCGAAGCCTGCTCCATCCTTCACACGTTCTACCAGATCAATCGCCATCTTACCGCTGGCAAACAGAAGACGTTCCACTTTATCGGCATCCTGTCCGGTTGCCGGGTTTTCAAGTATCGTCTCGAATTTACCTTCAGCCAGCTGTTCCGGGGCTGCACCGACGAGCGGGTGCCGCAGGAGCGATTTTGGCGTCACAATGAGCAGCGGGCGCATCGCTTCTTCTCCGAGCATTCTGGCTTGACGGCGCAGAATATGGAAATAATTGGCGGCACTCGACAGATTGGCGACCGTCCAGTTATTTTCAGCAGCAAGCTGGAGATAGCGTTCCAGGCGGGCGCTCGAATGCTCAGGCCCCTGCCCTTCATACGCGTGCGGCAGAAGCATGACCAGTCCGGATTTCTGTCCCCATTTAGCGCGGGCGGATGAAATGAAATTATCGAACATCACTTGCGCCATATTGGCAAAATCGCCGTACTGAGCTTCCCAGATGACGAGGGCTTTTTGGTTTTCTACATTATAGCCATATTCATAGCCAAGAATCGCCGTTTCTGTCAGCGGTGTATTGTAGATGGAAAAAGACGCTTCAGACCCTGAGATATGATGGAGCGGGATCAACTCTTCTCCTGAATTTTCATCATGCAGGACGATATGGCGGTGTGCGAATGTTCCCCGCTGCACATCCTGCCCTGACATGCGGATCGGATTCCCGTCCTGCAGAATAGTGCCGAATGCGAGGGTTTCCGCATGAGCCCAATCCACTTTTCCTTTGCCGTTGAACGGCTCTTCCCGCCGTTTAAGAATCCGGGCAAGCTTTTTGAACGGTGCGAAATCGGATGGCCAGCTGAGCAGTTCTTCGTTCAGCTGCCGGAGTCTTTCTTCCCCGACACCGGTGTCGAGTTCCGGATATCCATCCAGTACAGCTTCCGGGATTTCCCCTTCTACTGCCGCTTCCTGCTTCACTTCTTTCACACGGTCGTAGGCTTCCTGCATTTCCTTCAGGACCGACTGATCGATTGACTGGACGTCATCAGCAGTAAGCACGC
Above is a genomic segment from Planococcus lenghuensis containing:
- a CDS encoding nitric oxide reductase activation protein NorD; this encodes MASVNRFIQFNNETVDAALLNRLETLARALADAPYLQLTMRKLLELRPTESAVSISVFWKHRNPETVRNGYLSDVYLLAAGYWRHFSLDAWQTFSAKRSPLPELRTQLLLCAEEFRLSEKIRKQRPGTNSMFDLRESVYAEFHSQQYAINRQKGFHADALLNAAYLALRDGRPDGNTLDDMLFNQWTGMYDAASTRDAGRIVDAMMDRIEFLFQSDMIHTYYTFGDPPEKLPKPREHKGAETENEVEEKLETVEEWFQAWHREMESESDQALEFELERGDSAEATGGREEEGGAEVHSTARGESEGEHKESGEATDRKTGTQEKKAGKSFGREHENVVYEEQRIQADSATRPAAEQVRLRQEPHVRALLKELRKRMQQKEQSARVNLMSGRLSKKLTGIATEDRPKPFYRKSAPSGKLDAVFGLLVDGSASMIDKLEETKQAVLLFHDVLRKLDIPHEIVLFYEDAFEADEDRQPNRFEWIHRFEDGVADHATSIFSLDAHEDNRDGFAIRWMMGRMQKRQEKHKFLLVFSDGEPSAYNYAQNGIVDTASAVTDANKAGIEVLHLFLNTENVTEEQAELFRTMYGNRSVSAGSLEQFTEQTLRLLKRTLHLVVQSG
- a CDS encoding ATP-binding protein, which produces MDLIQQEIEKRQQRDHDKFSSLIGTGGYIAPDDRLWTDVLTAVALRQPVLLKGPTGAGKTKLAESVSHAFNQPMQSINSSVDLDAESLLGFKTLIQENGASVIDFVEGPVVKAMKEGHLLYIDEINMARAETLPILHGVLDYRRMMTNPFTGEVIKAHPDFGVIAAINEGYIGTSPMNEALKNRFVAVPVPYLNGEELRKLWDREFPEAPGSLKTFMFNLAGDLMKQVENGLLSDEAASVRSLLDATALAVHIGAERAVNYAIAEKLDDESERQLVKDLTTTWLK
- a CDS encoding DUF6501 family protein, which produces MRALNHVDWLEKPTLREVTCTHTEASKFLVSNVLTTGKTYEVKNETEEFLFVVDNTGKVGGFYKTYFE
- a CDS encoding DedA family protein produces the protein MDITLFIDLMQDYGYVAMFLFNWVMLLGIPLPGETAAILSGVVTETGSFYAPLAFLCAYAGLLSSNLFTYFIGRVLAVRILERFEQSRLQNNVLRFRQAFDRYGGYAISFSFFLPGFRMVMPYVTGANRYPLPRYILYAGSASFVWSLIYFQLGRAFPAIYEEVLSELQRYLVIASITVLLGGIGVYMVRQRCLSR
- the odhB gene encoding 2-oxoglutarate dehydrogenase complex dihydrolipoyllysine-residue succinyltransferase, giving the protein MAEIKVPELAESITEGTIAQWLKQPGDSVEKGEFIVELETDKVNVEVISEEAGIIQELLAEEGDTVEVGQVIAVVGEGSGEGAAPAPKQEEPKQEDAGAKAQPAEDKTVAETTGEQPSSSEPASPDERVIASPAARKLAREKGIDLSAIQTVDPLGRVRVQDVEGHSNKPAAPATKQEAPKAAQPQAQDDRVVREKMSRRRQTIANRLLEVRQNTAMLTTFNEIDMTNMMALRSRKKDEFLEKNDVKLGFMSFFTKAVTAALKKYPYVNAEIDGTDLLLKQFYDIGIAVSTEEGLVVPIVRDTDRKNFAEIEREIGELAKKARDKKLQLSDMTGGSFTITNGGVFGSLMSTPILNGSQAAILGMHTIQHRPIAIDKETMEIRPMMYVALSYDHRIIDGKDSVGFLKMIKDLIENPEDLLLES